In one window of Lynx canadensis isolate LIC74 chromosome B3, mLynCan4.pri.v2, whole genome shotgun sequence DNA:
- the SERINC4 gene encoding serine incorporator 4: MPGTRMVGAKAVTGPNTSLRRTQRTGVSSVMVNPPFYQVSCCGSAPCTCCCHSRWPLVTESTCSRLIYILLHVGASAVCCLLLSRTVVERVWGKAHGIQMPSGLCAHLFGHSHCPVLSGSGAVYRVCAGTATFHLLQAVLLVQLHSPTSLRAQLHNSFWFLKLLFLLGLCAIAFCIPDEHLFPAWHYIGICGGFTFILLQLVLITAFAHSWNKNWQTGAAQDCRWFLAVLLATLGFYSIAGAATVLLFHHYTHPAGCLLNKMLLSLHLCFCGLLSFLSIAPCIRLKQPRSGLLQASIISCYIMYLTFSALSSRPPESVIFEGQNHTLCLPGLSKMESQTPYTSLAVLSAGIMYTCVLFACNEASYLAEVFGPLWIIKVYSYEFQKPSLCFCCPETVKPEEGQRGGATRPTDQETSPAPPVQAQHFSYSYSAFHFVFFLASLYVMVTLTNWFSYEGAELEKTFTKGSWATFWVKVASCWACVLLYLGLLLAPLCWSPTQDLQSPTFRRQCHRISTAR, encoded by the exons ATGCCTGGGACCAGGATGGTGGGTGCAAAGGCGGTCACAGGCCCTAACACCTCCCTTCGCCGGACACAACGCACTGGAGTCAGCAGTGTCATGGTGAATCCTCCCTTCTATCAG GTGTCTTGCTGTGGGTCTGCTCCCTGTACCTGCTGCTGCCATTCTAGATGGCCCCTTGTCACAGAGTCTACTTGTAGCCGCCTGATCTACATCCTCCTTCATGTGGGGGCCTCAGCAGTCTGCTGCCTTCTGCTGTCAAGGACAGTAGTGGAAAGGGTCTGGGGGAAGGCACATGGG ATCCAGATGCCCTCAGGGTTGTGTGCCCATCTGTTCGGCCACTCTCACTGCCCAGTGCTCAGTGGTTCTGGGGCTGTGTACCGAGTATGTGCGGGAACTGCCACCTTCCACCTGCTGCAGGCTGTGCTGCTAGTCCAGCTCCACTCCCCTACCAGCCTGCGGGCACAACTACACAATAG CTTCTGGTTCCTCAAACTGCTGTTCCTGCTAGGTCTCTGTGCTATTGCCTTCTGCATCCCTGATGAGCATCTCTTCCCAG CCTGGCATTACATTGGCATCTGTGGAGGCTTCACATTCATCCTGCTGCAGTTGGTGCTTATCACAGCCTTTGCCCATTCCTGGAACAAAAACTG GCAGACAGGTGCAGCCCAAGACTGCCGCTGGTTCCTAGCTGTACTGCTGGCCACCCTGGGATTCTACAGCATTGCCGGTGCGGCAACTGTGCTCCTGTTCCACCACTACACACATCCAGCTGGCTGCCTGCTCAACAAGATGCTGCTCAGTCTACACCTTTGTTTCTGTggcctcctctcctttctctccatcgCTCCCTGCATCCGCCTCA AGCAACCCCGTTCTGGCCTTCTACAGGCCTCTATCATCAGCTGCTATATCATGTACCTTACCTTCTCTGCACTGTCCAGCCGTCCTCCAGAGAGTG TTATCTTTGAAGGACAGAACCACACTCTGTGCCTGCCTGGCCTGAGTAAAATGGAATCGCAAACACCATATACATCGCTGGCAGTGCTGAGTGCTGGCATCATGTATACTTGTGTGCTTTTTGCTTG cAATGAGGCTTCCTACCTGGCTGAGGTATTCGGGCCCTTGTGGATCATCAAGGTTTACAGCTATGAGTTCCAG AAGCCCTCACTCTGTTTCTGCTGCCCTGAAACAGTGAAACCAGAGGAAG ggcagaggggtggggctACCAGGCCAACTGACCAAGAGACCTCTCCAGCTCCTCCAGTGCAAGCCCAGCATTTCTCCTACAGCTATTCTGCCTTccattttgtcttcttccttgcATCACTCTATGTCATGGTTACCCTTACCAACTGGTTCAG CTACGAGGGAGCAGAACTGGAAAAGACCTTCACCAAGGGTAGCTGGGCTACCTTCTGGGTCAAGGTTGCCTCATGCTGGGCCTGTGTACTCCTCTATCTTGGGCTGCTCCTGGCACCACTCTGTTGGTCCCCCACCCAGGACCTCCAGTCACCTACTTTCAGGCGACAATGCCATCGCATCAGTACTGCAAGATAA
- the SERF2 gene encoding small EDRK-rich factor 2 isoform X2 — translation MTRGNQRELARQKNMKKQSDSVKGKRRDDGLSAAARKQSAPSSLPLGTRRSCSRSRKRQTRRRRNPSSFVASCPTLLPFACVPGASPTTLAFSPVVLTGPSTDGIPFALSLQRVPFVLPSPQVASLPLGHSWG, via the exons ATGACCC GCGGTAACCAGCGCGAGCTCGCCCGCCAGAAGAATATGAAAAAGCAGAGCGACTCGGTTAAGGGAAAGCGCCGAGATGACGGGCTTTCTGCTGCCGCCCGCAAGCAGAG TGCCCCATCATCTCTACCCCTAGGGACTCGGAGATCATGCAGCAGAAGCAGAAAAAGGCAAACGAGAAGAAGGAGGAACCCAAGTAGCTTTGTGGCTTCGTGTCCAACCCTCTTGCCCTTCGCCTGTGTGCCTGGAGCCAGTCCCACCACGCTCGCGTTTTCTCCTGTAGTGCTCACAGGTCCCAGCACCGATGGCATTCCCTTTGCCCTGAGTCTGCAGCGGGTCCCTTTTGTGCTTCCTTCCCCTCAGGTAGCCTCTCTCCCCCTGGGCCActcctgggggtga
- the HYPK gene encoding huntingtin-interacting protein K — MATEGDVELELETETSGPERPPEKPRKHDSGAADLERVTDYAEEKEIQSSNLETAMSVIGDRRSREQKAKQEREKELAKVTIKKEDLELIMTEMEISRAAAERSLREHMGNVVEALIALTN; from the exons ATGGCTACCGAGGGGGATGTGGAGCTGGAGTTGGAGACTGAAACCAGCGGCCCAGAGCGGCCTCCGGAGAAGCCACGGAAGCATGACAGCGGTGCGGCGGACTTGGAGCGAGTCACCGACTACGCGGAGGAGAAGGAGATCCAGAGTTCCAATCTGGAGACG GCGATGTCCGTGATTGGAGACAGAAGATCCCGGGAGCAGAAAGCCAAACAGGAGCG GGAGAAGGAACTGGCCAAAGTCACCATTAAGAAGGAAGATCTGGAGCTGATA ATGACAGAGATGGAGATCTCACGAGCAGCAGCAGAACGGAGCTTGAGGGAACACATGGGCAATGTGGTAGAGGCTCTTATTGCCTTAACCAACTGA
- the ELL3 gene encoding RNA polymerase II elongation factor ELL3, with product MEAPQELLSGKLQLRFTPAAGTSLLMLRLNDAALRALQECRRQQVRPVIAFQGNRGYLRFPGPGWSCLFSFIVSQCGQEGPGGLDLVYQRLGRSGPNHLHCLGPLRERLTIWAAMDSIPAPSSVQRHDLTDSARDPESWQNVGDYSEEDTVSQPQMALKEVPDPLASSQRQSLPGSSEEHMAQWEVRNQTHLPNREPDQALPSSASQKHSDKKRPAPATTRKLKEKRLRTLPLAPSPLQALPSEDLQEGDWEQEDKDEDMGSRLEHSPSVPADSESPSPEEVPDYLLQYTAIHSAEQQHAYEQDFEMDYTEYRILHARVGAASQRFRELGAEIKRVQQGTPEHKVLEEKIVQEYKKFRKRYPGYREEKRRCEYLHQKLSHIKGLILEFEEKNRGS from the exons ATGGAGGCACCCCAGGAGCTTCTGAGTGGGAAGCTCCAACTCCGCTTCACCCCCGCTGCCGGGACCAGCCTCCTGATGCTCAGGCTGAACGACGCAGCGTTGCGGGCGCTGCAAGAGTGTCGGCGGCAACAG GTTCGGCCAGTGATCGCTTTCCAAGGCAACCGAGGG TATCTAAGGTTCCCAGGACCTGGCTGGTCCTGCCTCTTCTCCTTCATAGTGTCCCAGTGTGGCCAAGAGGGCCCTGGTGGCTTGGACCTTGTGTACCAACGCTTAGGCAG ATCTGGGCCTAACCACCTCCACTGCCTGGGCCCACTCAGGGAACGCCTCACTATTTGGGCAGCCATGGATTCCATCCCTGCCCCATCTTCAGTTCAGAGACACGACCTAACTGACAGTGCCAGAGATCCTGAGAGTTGGCAGAACGTAGGAGACTATTCTGAGGAAGACACAGTTTCACAGCCACAAATGGCACTAAAAGAG GTACCAGATCCACTGGCAAGCAGCCAAAGACAGTCACTCCCAGGATCCTCAGAGGAACACATGGCACAGTGGGAAGTGAG AAACCAGACCCATCTTCCAAACAGAGAACCTGATCAGGCACTGCCTTCCTCAGCTAGCCAGAAACATTCGGACAAG AAGCGCCCAGCACCTGCAACCactagaaaactaaaagaaaagaggCTCAGAACCCTGCCTTTAGCTCCAAGTCCCCTACAAGCACTGCCCAGTGAGGACCTGCAAGAGGGAGATTGGGAGCAAGAAGATAAAGATGAAGACATGGGCTCCAGGCTGGAACACAGTCCCTCAGTTCCAGCAG ATTCTGAATCCCCAAGCCCTGAAGAAGTACCAGATTATCTCCT GCAATACACAGCCATCCACAGTGCAGAGCAGCAACATGCTTATGAGCAGGACTTTGAGATGGATTATACTGAATACCGCATCCTCCATGCTCGTGTTGGGGCTGCAAGCCAAAGGTTCAGAGAGCTGGGAGCGGAGATCAAGAGAGTTCAGCAAGGAACTCCAGAACATAAG gtgctggaagaaaaaatagTCCAGGAATATAAGAAGTTCAGGAAG CGGTATCCAGGTTACAGGGAAGAAAAGCGTCGCTGTGAGTACCTGCATCAGAAATTGTCCCACATTAAAGGTCTCATCCTGGagtttgaggaaaaaaacaggGGCAGCTGA
- the SERF2 gene encoding small EDRK-rich factor 2 isoform X1, whose protein sequence is MTRGNQRELARQKNMKKQSDSVKGKRRDDGLSAAARKQRDSEIMQQKQKKANEKKEEPK, encoded by the exons ATGACCC GCGGTAACCAGCGCGAGCTCGCCCGCCAGAAGAATATGAAAAAGCAGAGCGACTCGGTTAAGGGAAAGCGCCGAGATGACGGGCTTTCTGCTGCCGCCCGCAAGCAGAG GGACTCGGAGATCATGCAGCAGAAGCAGAAAAAGGCAAACGAGAAGAAGGAGGAACCCAAGTAG